One Methylosinus sp. LW4 genomic region harbors:
- a CDS encoding isovaleryl-CoA dehydrogenase, with amino-acid sequence MRHWIPSLDFALGETADMLRDQVETFAAREIAPRAATIDRENDFPSDLWLKMGALGLLGVTVEEEYGGAGLGYLEHVVIMEELSRASASVGLSYGAHSNLCLNQLRRNGTCEQKRRYLPKLVSGEHIGALAMSEPDAGSDVVNMSMRAEKRGDRYVLNGDKMWVTNGPNADVVIVYGKTEPAAGAHGITAFIIEKGFKGFTPAQKLDKLGMRGSNTCELLFSDCEVPEENVLGLPERGVNVLMSGLDYERAVLAGGPIGIMRACMDIVVPYVHDRKQFGHPIGEFQIMQAKLADMYTAQNAARAYVYAVARACDRGRTTRKDAAGAILFAAESATRMALEAIQCLGGNGYINDYPTGRLLRDAKLYEIGAGTSEIRRMLIGRELYSETA; translated from the coding sequence ATGCGTCACTGGATTCCTTCGCTCGATTTCGCGCTCGGCGAAACCGCCGATATGTTGCGTGACCAGGTCGAGACATTCGCCGCGCGAGAGATCGCGCCGCGCGCCGCGACGATCGATCGCGAAAACGATTTCCCTTCCGACCTCTGGCTCAAGATGGGCGCGCTCGGCCTGCTCGGCGTCACGGTCGAGGAAGAGTATGGCGGCGCCGGGCTCGGCTATCTCGAGCATGTCGTCATTATGGAGGAGCTGAGCCGCGCTTCCGCTTCCGTCGGCCTCTCCTATGGCGCGCATTCCAATCTCTGCCTCAATCAACTACGCCGCAACGGAACATGCGAGCAAAAGCGCCGCTATTTGCCCAAGCTCGTTTCCGGCGAGCATATCGGCGCCCTCGCCATGTCGGAGCCGGACGCCGGCTCGGATGTGGTCAATATGTCGATGCGCGCGGAGAAGCGCGGCGACCGCTATGTGCTGAATGGCGATAAGATGTGGGTGACGAATGGTCCCAACGCCGATGTCGTCATCGTCTATGGCAAGACCGAACCCGCGGCCGGCGCGCATGGCATAACCGCCTTTATCATAGAGAAGGGCTTCAAAGGATTCACGCCCGCGCAAAAGCTCGACAAGCTCGGCATGCGCGGCTCCAACACATGCGAATTGCTGTTTAGCGATTGCGAGGTTCCCGAGGAGAATGTGCTGGGCCTGCCGGAGCGCGGCGTGAATGTGCTGATGAGCGGGCTCGATTATGAGCGCGCCGTTCTCGCCGGGGGGCCGATCGGCATCATGCGCGCCTGCATGGATATCGTCGTTCCCTATGTGCATGATCGCAAGCAGTTCGGCCATCCGATCGGCGAGTTCCAGATCATGCAGGCCAAGCTCGCCGACATGTATACGGCGCAAAATGCGGCGCGCGCCTATGTCTATGCCGTCGCGCGCGCCTGCGACCGCGGCCGCACGACGCGCAAGGACGCCGCCGGCGCCATTCTCTTCGCCGCGGAAAGCGCGACGCGCATGGCGCTCGAAGCCATTCAATGCCTCGGCGGCAATGGCTATATCAATGATTATCCGACCGGCCGCCTGCTGCGCGACGCCAAGCTCTATGAGATCGGCGCCGGCACCAGCGAGATTCGGCGCATGCTGATCGGCCGCGAGCTTTATAGCGAAACCGCGTGA
- the putA gene encoding bifunctional proline dehydrogenase/L-glutamate gamma-semialdehyde dehydrogenase PutA has product MPEPEPFHAPWFPADEEIAAKFLTQPRDAEQNARIEQLARRLLAAMRAPKSMASVETLLQEYSLSTREGLALMALAESLLRVPDDSTLDLLIADKLAAGAFDRHSPASDALLVQATAFALGLSTKIFAADETPRGLVAQAARRLGAPALRGAARQAMKLMGGHFVLGQTIDEALARAADDERWRYSFDMLGEGARSAADAERYFAAYAAAIEAIGAKAGACALPQRPGVSVKLSALHPRFEPLSRARVLRELTPRLLELARLARAHDLVFTVDAEEADRLELSLDVIDAVVADSSLAGWNGFGLAIQAYQKRAAAVIGHMEALAKAHDRRFMVRLVKGAYWDTEIKRAQERGLADYPVFTRKAMTDLNYVACADLLLAAPRIFPQFATHNAATVATIVERAGDPTQYEFQRLHGMGEDLFGALLAEKHDASCRVYAPVGPHRDLLAYLVRRLIENGANSSFVARAADCATPESELLAFPGEVIGDASCARHSRLPFPADLYRPLRANSKGVEFGDRDALAELLAERDAAPAILHAAPSSGRSARAPRELRSPIDDSSLIGSVVEADVETARAAMITAARAFPAWEATTVEARAAILERAANLVEARRGALIALLQRESGKTLDDALAEIREAADLIRYYAEQARRLCAEESLPGPTGEDNRLRRRGRGVFVCISPWNFPLAIFLGQVAAALAAGNSAIAKPAEQTPLIAREAVALLHEAGVPHGALHYIPGDGAIGAALVADPHVAGVVFTGSSGTAQSINRTLAASNGPIVPLIAETGGVNAMIVDSTALLEQVVDDVLASAFRSAGQRCSALRLLCLQEDIAEDALAMLIGATKELRVGDPRDPSTHIGPVIDSTARARLCDYLAQRRAQGRVLYAGEAPKSGSFVAPHIIRLDRAGDLRDEIFGPVLHIATWRAEDEKDLSTLIDEISANGFGLTMGLHTRIEARMRMFAEATPAGNLYVNRNMIGAVVGSQPFGGSRMSGTGPKAGGPDYLRRFLREETVTINTASFGGDARLLAMKE; this is encoded by the coding sequence ATGCCGGAGCCGGAGCCGTTTCACGCGCCTTGGTTTCCCGCCGATGAAGAAATCGCGGCGAAATTCCTGACGCAGCCGCGCGATGCGGAGCAGAACGCCCGCATCGAGCAGCTCGCGCGACGTCTGCTCGCCGCGATGCGCGCGCCAAAGAGCATGGCCTCTGTCGAGACTCTGCTGCAGGAATATTCGCTGTCGACGCGCGAAGGACTCGCGCTGATGGCGCTCGCCGAATCTTTGCTCCGCGTGCCCGACGATTCCACTCTCGATCTTCTGATCGCCGACAAGCTCGCCGCCGGCGCCTTCGATCGCCACTCGCCGGCCTCCGATGCGCTGCTGGTGCAAGCCACCGCCTTCGCGCTCGGCCTATCGACGAAGATTTTCGCCGCGGATGAGACTCCGCGCGGACTCGTCGCGCAAGCCGCGCGACGTCTCGGCGCGCCCGCGCTACGCGGCGCCGCGCGGCAGGCGATGAAGCTGATGGGCGGTCACTTCGTGCTCGGCCAGACGATCGACGAAGCGCTCGCGCGCGCCGCCGACGATGAGCGCTGGCGCTATTCTTTCGACATGCTCGGCGAAGGCGCACGCAGCGCAGCAGACGCCGAACGCTATTTTGCCGCCTATGCGGCGGCGATCGAGGCCATAGGCGCAAAGGCCGGCGCATGCGCGCTTCCGCAGCGGCCCGGCGTCTCCGTCAAGCTCTCCGCGCTGCATCCGCGCTTCGAGCCATTGTCGCGCGCGCGCGTTCTGCGCGAGCTGACGCCGCGGCTGCTGGAACTGGCGCGCCTCGCCCGCGCGCACGATCTCGTCTTCACCGTCGACGCCGAGGAGGCGGATCGTCTCGAGCTGTCGCTCGACGTCATAGACGCTGTCGTCGCCGATTCCTCGCTCGCCGGCTGGAACGGTTTCGGCCTCGCGATTCAAGCCTATCAGAAGCGCGCCGCCGCGGTGATCGGCCATATGGAGGCGCTCGCGAAGGCGCATGATCGCCGCTTCATGGTCCGCCTCGTCAAAGGCGCCTATTGGGATACGGAGATCAAGCGCGCGCAGGAGCGCGGCCTCGCCGACTATCCTGTCTTCACGCGCAAGGCGATGACGGATTTGAATTACGTCGCCTGCGCCGATCTTCTGCTCGCCGCGCCGCGCATCTTCCCGCAATTCGCGACGCATAACGCCGCCACGGTGGCGACCATCGTCGAGCGCGCGGGCGATCCCACACAATATGAATTCCAGCGCCTGCATGGAATGGGCGAAGATCTGTTCGGCGCGCTTCTCGCAGAGAAGCATGACGCGAGCTGCCGCGTCTATGCGCCGGTCGGCCCACATCGCGATCTGCTCGCCTATCTCGTGCGGCGGCTCATCGAAAATGGCGCCAATTCATCCTTCGTCGCGCGCGCCGCCGACTGTGCGACGCCCGAGAGCGAATTGCTCGCTTTTCCCGGCGAGGTCATCGGCGACGCATCGTGCGCGCGCCATTCGCGCTTGCCGTTCCCCGCCGATCTCTATCGACCCTTGCGCGCGAATTCGAAAGGCGTCGAATTCGGCGATCGTGACGCGCTCGCCGAATTGCTCGCGGAGAGAGACGCCGCGCCCGCCATTTTGCACGCTGCTCCTTCGTCAGGGCGCAGCGCGCGCGCCCCACGCGAATTGCGCTCCCCCATCGACGACTCCTCGCTCATCGGCTCCGTCGTCGAGGCCGACGTCGAAACAGCGCGCGCGGCGATGATTACGGCCGCCCGCGCTTTCCCGGCGTGGGAAGCGACGACGGTCGAAGCGCGCGCCGCTATTCTCGAACGCGCGGCCAATCTCGTCGAAGCGCGCCGCGGCGCGCTCATCGCATTGCTGCAAAGGGAAAGCGGCAAGACGCTCGACGATGCGCTCGCGGAGATACGCGAGGCCGCAGATCTCATCCGCTATTATGCGGAACAGGCCCGACGGCTCTGCGCGGAAGAGAGTCTTCCTGGTCCGACCGGCGAAGACAATCGCCTGCGCCGGCGTGGACGTGGCGTTTTCGTCTGCATCTCGCCATGGAATTTTCCATTGGCGATATTTCTCGGCCAAGTCGCCGCTGCGCTCGCGGCCGGCAATAGCGCCATCGCCAAGCCCGCGGAGCAGACGCCGCTCATCGCGCGCGAAGCTGTCGCGCTTCTGCATGAGGCCGGCGTTCCGCATGGCGCTCTCCATTATATTCCGGGCGACGGCGCGATCGGAGCGGCGCTCGTCGCCGATCCTCATGTCGCCGGCGTCGTCTTCACCGGCTCGAGCGGGACCGCGCAATCTATCAACCGCACGCTCGCGGCGTCGAATGGGCCGATTGTTCCGCTCATCGCCGAGACCGGCGGCGTCAATGCGATGATCGTCGATTCCACGGCTCTGCTCGAGCAAGTCGTCGACGACGTCCTCGCATCGGCGTTTCGTTCCGCCGGGCAGCGCTGCTCGGCGCTGCGCCTTCTCTGCCTGCAGGAGGACATCGCCGAGGACGCGCTCGCTATGCTGATCGGCGCGACGAAGGAATTGCGCGTCGGCGACCCGCGTGATCCTTCGACACACATCGGTCCCGTCATCGACAGCACAGCTAGAGCGCGGCTTTGCGATTATTTGGCGCAGCGCCGCGCGCAAGGGCGCGTGCTCTACGCCGGCGAGGCGCCGAAGAGCGGCAGCTTCGTCGCGCCACACATTATCCGGCTCGATCGCGCCGGCGATCTGCGCGATGAGATATTCGGTCCCGTTCTCCACATTGCGACATGGCGCGCGGAGGATGAAAAGGATTTGTCGACTCTGATCGATGAAATATCGGCGAATGGATTCGGCCTCACAATGGGCCTGCACACGCGCATAGAAGCGCGCATGCGCATGTTCGCCGAGGCCACGCCGGCCGGCAATCTCTATGTCAATCGCAACATGATCGGAGCCGTGGTCGGCAGCCAGCCTTTCGGCGGATCGCGCATGAGCGGCACCGGACCGAAAGCCGGCGGCCCCGACTATCTGCGCCGCTTCCTGCGCGAGGAGACGGTGACGATCAACACCGCCTCCTTCGGCGGCGACGCGCGGCTGCTGGCGATGAAGGAGTGA